The Triticum aestivum cultivar Chinese Spring chromosome 3A, IWGSC CS RefSeq v2.1, whole genome shotgun sequence genome includes a region encoding these proteins:
- the LOC123062772 gene encoding uncharacterized protein, whose protein sequence is MASGSGEHFLRQLSSSNGLQAAQDGYGGGGGGGRRRGSRRWSKKRAGRGYGGGGKGEAASSSAAAGRKRVMVVVDDSSGAKHAMMWALTHVANRGDFLTLLHVLPHYGAGAEEAPSLANSLGTLCKACRPEVEVEALVIQGPKLGTILSQVKKLEASVLVLSQTKPSTFCWLSCLARSSGEELVEQCINQAECLTLAVRKQSKGVGGYLVSTRWQKNFWLLA, encoded by the exons ATGGCGAGCGGCTCCGGGGAGCACTTCCTGAGGCAGCTGAGCTCCAGCAACGGGCTGCAGGCCGCGCAGGACggttacggcggcggcggcggcggcgggaggaggaggggCTCCAGGCGGTGGTCCAAGAAGCGGGCCGGGAGAGGGTACGGCGGCGGCGGGAAGGGGGAGGCGGCGTCGTCCTCGGCGGCCGCGGGGAGGAAGCGGGTGATGGTGGTGGTCGACGACAGCTCCGGGGCCAAGCACGCCATGATGTGGGCGCTCACCCACGTCGCCAACCGGGGGGACTTCCTCACCCTGCTCCACGTCCTGCCGCACTACGGCGCCGGAGCGGAGGAGGCGCCCTCCCTCGCCAACTCCCTCGGCACTCTCTGCAAGGCCTGCAGGCCTGAG gtggaggtggaggcgctgGTGATCCAAGGCCCCAAGCTGGGCACCATCCTCAGCCAggtgaagaagctggaggcctccGTGCTGGTGCTCAGCCAGACCAAGCCCTCTACCTTCTGCTGGCTAAGCTG CTTGGCGCGGAGCAGCGGGGAGGAGCTGGTGGAGCAGTGCATCAACCAGGCCGAGTGCCTGACGCTGGCGGTGAGGAAGCAGAGCAAGGGCGTCGGCGGCTACCTCGTCAGCACCCGGTGGCAGAAGAACTTCTGGCTCCTCGCCTGA